The following nucleotide sequence is from Zea mays cultivar B73 chromosome 1, Zm-B73-REFERENCE-NAM-5.0, whole genome shotgun sequence.
cgggatatagtgaaacaaagcaaaacactgtggtattcaagtgggtcattggaccgcttgagaggggttgagtgcaaccctcgtccgttgggaagccataacgtggagtaggcaagtgttggacttggtccaaccccgggataaaccactgtgcctatctgtgttgatcttcttgtggttattgtgttttgcaagaactcctctctagccacttggctttattgtgctaactcataatcaagttttgtggcattaagtttcaagtttttacaggatcacctattcaccccccctctaggtgctctcagttacaagcgtcaggttcctaaatggagacaagaagatgccgagaagaaggctgcagggttgccgacgctgtccgagcaacttggtgaaaggacagctaattggatccgtgctagaaaaccaagggaaactgagtctgCTGTATCTTCTgatgatcccactatcgaagaagTGGTAAAAAATatatatgcaattgcagctaagcagagccaaggaacatttaagccgcaaagggagagagacattctaacggctggtctcggtaaccctgagcatcctggtcgtgtacgaggaatctcatctaaggaaggatggaaggaaggattcggaccacaatgggaaggtctgtacaagaaacgtgatcgatacaaggaagagatggcgaattattttaaggaggaggccaagaaagagttcaaaggcataatgtctgaaatgctatcgaatcctcctctagaattgatgcagcaattggcgagtgcgatgtctgttcaacagatgaccactccacagatgcaaataattccagcagctcaaccgctggcttccaccgagggtacgaccatcccaagctctatcgcgtcaacgggaaataaggtccgctatccagttgatgacatcacaaggcctgtggcatgcacactagttataagatatggtattaacaatcagcgtacaaagaaagtagccacaggccttgcgatcccaggacgcaagttccatggaaacgacattccagaagaatattgtagggtagaagtgacgacagtcgtccaaggatccgaggacgacatgctagacatacctgggcccgaaggtatcgagacacttggacaagctatcaagaattttatcctttggcctcgaagggatgtcgaattggttgatccaccacgatagccgtcgtcgcaggcccaaccgtctccgccttctcaaattgttgttcctattgtacatccatcatcacctcctcaaacttcacatgctgctcctcatcctctttctgaccctccttctcctcatcctcatggtggcccaccgtctccgccacatacatcgcccttcagggttccaccttctccacagcaaTCAAGGGatccacgaccatcaaagaaatctaaagtttctataccaaaattagtgtccccattcgacaagaaaaagaagagtaaatccactgctggcacagctcgtcttttgaaagggattggacggagcctcacgtcagacactgttgatttggccgatctcgaggagtccgcaaaaaaggctgagacaatggccgcaaagataaagaagccaactaaggcagattataaaaacgtgcctaaaaaatatgtgccgcgtagaccactactcacttttgagaaactaaggaaggttccggctaatattaaaaggttgcatgattggtacatgcgggcatcttcagttggcatcgacaccatcagtgtcaatataccagcccatgcttttattggttcaaatcaaaatgcctttgttgcattcgaggacatgtggttaatgatgaaccttcagagactcgacgtgcaacttgtaaccatatttgcattgtaagtgtcactcatactccacatatatgtgttattattagtgagttgtataaattttcaacatctgacatgcacgtgtgcgttgcagaatgcaacatgatcagcaggagatcctttatggtaccaatcccaatgctagtgccagtaaaagggttgggtatctcaacccaataaagatatgcgaggatagccacacttttagaatcggaaaagacaacgaagcattacagggactaacgaacgaagaaattgaggtgcgtatccaggatctgaagaaggattttgaagcaagatacgccacctacatagaaCACACAatccttcaatttcaagacagggaatccatagtggccccgtacaactttaagtaagtgtgattttgcataaataaaattaataatttcaatacacatgtatcacaagtttgattcgtacagggaccactggatatgcttcatcatttatcctaaggttggaaaggtgctggtgctcgactccttgcacaccgagccttcggcctattcaaaattcctcagcatcttagagctgtaagccttttctatgcatgcatacttatatcgatgagaattgtagaataacatggtgattctatttgagatcacagggcatttaggttttataagctacaaggtggaaagtacgacacgtccaaaaaaggcgtgccactagacaaccattataactggccggtaagtatgtgaatttatgaatacatatcatacatgtacgtacataggacaatgttgcaactaaataaccaatctcccattatgtagtgccacaagcaaccacccggatcggtcctatgtgggttctacgtgtgcgagttcatgagaatgaacggacgatacatcacgaaccctggcaaggtattattagtaatagtcacgtatgtatttatgtcattaaagatgcaaatgtgttattattgagcataaatagatgatgtttataaacttcctttacaacAATTTCAACAAGTAAGCCCGAAGAgcttgactgaaggtgcattgtatggcatagttgaggacctgtgcacattcatattgaaagaggtcattcccgtagAAGGGAAATATCatgatgcttccggaacattagctttgccagagtttagaatactaacagaaattagtagactatctcttagccgagatagttattagagcttaagtgaaaactttgatgtatataatgtgtgatgcatacatggttgtaaacaagactttgatgtatataaatgtattatAGAATTTAATTCaatgttgcttttaatatcaatactacatgtttatcaatatcaatatatatatatatgtttgtgtgtgtaaatatatataaatttcagtactgattgaaaatttaaaaaaaggcgggaaaacttccactggcggttttattaagaaaaccgccagtggaaatgctatttccacTTGTGGTTTGCTTAAAAAACCGTCAGTGGAAAttatattttcactggcggttctagaATAACCACCAGTGGAAATGGCGATATCCACTGGCCCCTAGaactggcggcactgaaaaacgccagtgcaaacagctctagaaccgccactatagagtctCTGTGTACTAGTGAAATAATCTAAGCTCGGCTAGGGAGGATCAATGGACGATGCTTCTGTAGTCGATGTCGCATTTGATGTCGTGATGACACCGTCCAAGGCGTCAGTGTTGTGTGTGGCGGGCGATGAGATGGTGTTGTGCGTGACGGCGACCAATTCAGAAAGAGCCCATGCGCTGCCACATTGATTTACTTGATTTACTTGATGCGCCAAAATACGTCGTCCGTCGGCGAAACTTCACGCGCTAGCAAAAATGAATAGTATGTGTTGGTAGTTGAGATTTTACAAGTCATTATCTATATTTGCTGAGTTTGTTGGATACACCCACCATTAGAAACTTATATATCTTTTTTACAGCTTTCAATACTCTAAATTTAGCTAGAATTTATATCTAGTCTCTTGGTGCTCTTAAGCGAAATGATTGCTAGATATACAACCAAAATGATACGGCGATGTCGTGTATATGTATGACACGAGTCATATTTGTTTATTCTTATTAATATTTGGTACGAAGCACGCACACAAATCCAGCTACGTAGGTACGACGTATACGCGCGTACATACAAATGCGTGCACGTGTAATGCACGCTTATATATTATTGTGCAAATCCAAATCAGAATTATTCCTGCAAAATCCAAATCACTAGCCCATGCAAATGCAGAGCCTATTCCGGCCGATCACGGGCAGAAGGTGACTTGGTAGTTGCTGTTGCCGCCACATGCATGGGTCTTCATGTCGGGGGGGTTGTGGTACGCGTCGGGGCATCCAGGGTCCGTGCACACCAGCCGCACGCCGGTGCTGCAGGAGAAGGCCATGGCGAGGTTGTAGCCGTCGATGACCGAGATGTCGTAGAAGTCCTGGCTGCCGCCGATGGTGAACTCGGCCAGCGTCAGCGGCGGCTGCCCCGACAGCGTGCAGGCCAGCGCGCCGCCGCAGTCGCCTGTCTGGCAGCTCCCGCTGTTGCCGTTGAAGGAGCAGCCGGTGCGGCCCCACACGCGGCCGGAGCTGGTGCCAGCCGGCACGTTGACGGTCCACGTCCCGCCCGGGTTCAGCTGCGTGCCCCCGCCCACCGGGGTGGCCGCGGGCCACACGGTGAACCCGCAGTTGTTGGTgatggtgaaggtggcggcgttgGCGCTCATGCCAGCCAAGGCGGCGGCCAGGAGCAGCAGGAGGACCGAGgacgaggaggcggcggccaTTGTTGGTGCTCTGCCTTGTTTCTTGTGGAGAGCAAGCAATACTCGAGCTATAGAGCTAGGCTACTCACTCTTGCTGCTGGCAAGGTTGAGCGCAATGCGTGTGCTTTTATAGTCGGTGATACGGTGGCGCGCGTCTAGCAGGATAAGGTTGCCATGCATGCCATCAGTTAATTGTGTGGTAAAGCCTATTTTCTTTGACTGGGTTGAGGAGCTAACAGTGGAAGACCTTGCATATATGGCGCAGAAATCTGCTCAAGCATCTAGATGTGCAGAAAAATCCATCCTCTTTGACGACGAAGGCAACACACATTAGTAATGCAAGACATTGCTTGCTTGTTCGATGAGGCCTAGCTTGCCTGAAAACTTGTGTACGTACTAATACTACCATGATGCATATATGACCAAAAAACACAGGAAATTAAGGATGGATAATTTATTTTCTCGGGAAATTTGTTAAAGATGGATAATCCTTTTAGTTTAAAATAATTtaatattatatatattattggTCAAAGTTTAAATAGTTTAATTTTGAACAAACTCAAAACGACTAAATCATATGGACATAAGAAGTACACTGATTATTAAGACCCTGTTCGGAATAGCTACAGCTCCAGCTCCACAAAAATTGGTGAAGTTGATGTAGTATGTTATTAAGTGCTCCAGAAAATCGTGCTGATAAAGCTCATGTAAGCCTTTACAAGACATTTATATGAgtcattttatttattatttagattaaaaaatAATTTAAAAATTATGTAAATTAATATTATAAACTACACCATTGGAGCTGGAATCTAGAGCCATCCTCAAAACCCTCTAAATTGTGTCATGGTGCAACAAATTAGTTATTAAATCAGTGCATATACATGTGGCTCCAAGACAAGTCCACGAGTCAGCGGTCCACCCCATCACCACCTGGTCATCGCACGTGTGCAACGAAGATACTCCCTTCGCCACAAAATAAATACTTATTTTGTTATGTACTTATATCGGCCAATCTTTTTAATATTAACCAAATTTACAGAAAACACTAGTAATATTTGTATCTTCAAATAAgcttaatataaaaataaattcAAATATCTATCTAATGATACTAATTATAAACTACAATTATTTACGATGTTCGACTATAATTATTAACAGCTGATTTTATCGCAGCCAAACAGCTATATATATGGTTAAATATAAAAAGGGTGATAGATACCGTGTTCTGTTGATTTAAGTTTGGTGTAGTGGACATGCGTCGCTCTCTCTAGGGAATTTATTTCCCCCGGTGGACAAGGGATAGAGTCACAGAGACGAAGGCGCTGCCAAACTGCGAATTGGAGAGTGTGTCATGGATGCATGCACCATTTGATGAAAACGGTCGAAAAAACGGTAAAACGGTCAAAAATGATATAGTGTAGACAAAAATAATTATCCGTCGGTCAAAAATTTACATGATTttatcattactctatttattatCAACTATATATAATTCGATGTTAATAATTTTTGAAATTCAAAATTTCAAATTTGATAACTTTCGGAAACGAGATATACTGCATATTTACGAAAACAATACGATTACGAGTCCTCGGTTATTGAATTTTTGGTTACGGATTTCATCCAGCTGCATGATGTAGATTTTAGTGCCTAACAAACTCTGTCGATGAGCCACTTCGCAACAAAAAAATCCAGATACCACCGTGACAAGGACACTGAAAATCATGTGCCTAACTCTACTAGGATACATACATATGCATGCATAGAAGATGTAGCATAGAGTCTAGCGTTTGTCTTTTGCCAACGATTGACCAAGACTTCTATATGTAGCTACAAATTAGCGTCCATAGAAGCACATGCATCTAGATATGCTGAACAAAAAAATATTAATAAAATCTAAGAGCATCTCTAACATGACCTATAAAGATGCACTATAATTTAAAAatgagtatattttatagaatttagggcaccaacagaACACCCCGTTCCAACAGTAAAGCTCTAAATCTAGATTATAGAGCAGCacactacggtgtagtatatttgaggcacttgaTAGGGTGCCACATAATTTTAAACCAAATTTTATAAAATGAGACACTGTTGGACTAGTTTTTCCTGTGTAAGCCCCGtatttcaatttgaggcactaGATTGAgatattgttggagatgctctaagttgACAAGGACAACACACTAGGGCATCTCTCCAACAAGATGCCTTAAAATAGTGCCCACAAATTAAAATACTACATAATTTCACATGTTTAGGGTACTAAAAACAAACTAAGCTCCACTAAATCATGTATTTTAGGAAAGAAAATGTTAAGAATGATGTAGAAAACAGGGATATAGTATATTTGGGTCGGTGTGCCATATTTCTTTTTTTGATAAGATTTTGTAAAATATGGGACTGTTGGAGTTGGTTTTTGAGCCCTATATTTTAAAACAGGCACTGATGATTTGAGGCACTGCATCCAAGGTAGATATACAACATGCATAATTCATTGCATGCTGATGACTGTGTTGTGTTTGTGTTCTAGCTAGGTACAAGACAACCTTCAATCTCCGCACTGCCACCCAAACTGTGTGTCCTAAAATTATGCATGACCAAATCTGTGGCTCGCGATCGCGGACAAGCTAGTCCACCCTGTCTGTATGTGCAGACCAAACTTTTCCAATCTTTTTCCAATCTGCAAACATTGATTTTTTTTTCATAGGAGACGAGAGCATGTACATTCCACAGCTAGCGACGCTCTCCAAAAATCTCATCACCCACacccgatcgagcagatgttgtgGATATATGGATGCAAACAACGGTTCATTAATTTGTGAGTCTCCTCTGAACGAAGATGGAGTAATGACGACCACAGCTTACGCGCCCATTATCTCGTACGCTCTCCGTTCACAACTGTGTATCCTACAAGAGCTTCTGCTAGCTAGTTGCTGCATAGATAGATCTTCAGATATTCATCTATTGGACAATGGAATTGGCAGGGGTTCCGCGTTTTGCATGAGATCAAGACATTCAATTAATTCCTAGATGATTTACATCATCGTGTGAAAATATCCTATTAATATATTAGTGCCCTAAATATATTAGTCTTTACATCATGAGATCAATGTTGCGTTGATCTCTTTGTAATCGTGTCAAATGAACACGTATCTCATTTAGGTGCATGTAGGTAGTTTGTTTTAGTAACAAATCATGCATATTTGGCGTAGAATCGCGGGTGAGCTGGAGACTGCCCAGTCTCACGCCGTGACCGCGATTTGGCAAGAAAAACCACCGCAGCAGATTTGCCGTGCATGTCGCACTGGGCGTTCCGGAGATAACGGCGCACCGTGCAGCGATCTGTTGCGGTGGGGAACACAGGGGAATCCCTCTATAAAAGAAACAAGGATTGCATTGGTGCTGATTGCACGCATTTGCAGAGAAATCTCGTGTCCTCTCTTGTACTCTCGTTCCTAGGTCTGTAGCGTCCGCGGTCACCACCGGCCGGCGTCGCGGACTCGCCGGCGTCGATCTTCGACGGCTGGTTCCAAcacgtggtatcagagccgaggggAGAGGTATACGGTGGATCCAGTGGTCCATCGAGAGAGAGAGTGAACCGAGGAAGAGATCCCAAGCTCCGCTGCTAAATCACCGTCGGCCGCCATGGGCGACATATCCACCAAGTCTACCGTGAAGGAGAGTTCCATCATGTGGCCGATGCTCACGAGCGACAACTACACCGAGTGGGCTATGTTGATGCAGTGCAATTACGAAGCGCTTGAAATCTGGGAAGTAATCACCCCAGGTGACAGGCCGAAGCGGGCACAAGATCGACAGGCCATGAGTGTGCTCCTGCGCTCGGTCCCGAAGGAGATGTGGCAGacattggggaggaagaacacggTGAAAGAGGCGTGGGAAGCTGTGAAGACGATGCGTGTGGGCGCAGATCGCGTCAAGGAGGTTAATGCCCAAAGACTCCTGAAAGATTTTGAGAACATTCAGTTCAAGGAGGGGGAGTCTGTCGACGATTTCGGCATGAGAATTACCAATCTGGTTGGAAATCTCAAGATTTTGGGCGAAACGATCGACGATTTCCGGGTAGTGAAGAAGTTTCTGCGCGTGGCGCCATCACGGTTCTCACAGATTGTGGTGTCCATCGAGATGTTCGTCGACCTCAAGACCCTGACAGTTGAAGAGCTGGTCGGTCGGTTGAGGGCGGTGGAAGAGCGTTTTGATGACAagatcgatcagatcgtggacaaGGCAGGGCGGCTGCTGCTGGCCGAGGATGTTTGGCTGGAGAAGCATAAGCATCGTTTTCACCCCGGCAACAAGGCTGGAGGGAGTGGTGGCGGCGGTGTCTCCTCCAAGGGCAAGGCAGTAGCGCGCTCTGACGGCGGCGCCTCGGGTCAGATAAGACTGACATCCATGGGGACGCCAAGAAGGAAAGGCCGATGCCGAAATTGTGGCATCTACGGTCACTGGGCGGAGGACTGCAAACGcccgaagaaggagaagaaggagttgGCGCAGCCGGAGGCGAACGTGGTCATCGGCGGCGGTGACCACTCTGGCGCTTTGATGGTGGCAACATGCGACATCGAAGAGGAGCCGTCCCAGGTTCATCTCACTGAGAAGGTAACACCTGTACTTGTTCCTGATGGCGTGTGGGTTTTGGATACCGGCGCTAGTAATCATATGACAGGGAACAGATCAGTACTGTCACAGCTGAATGAGGGTGTTAAAGGCTCAGTAAGGTTTGGGGATGGCTCTAAGGTTAGAATCCAAGGCATGGGTTCAGTGGTGATTCAAGATCGCCAAAAGGGTCACAAGGTCCTCACTGATGTGTATTTCATCCCTGAACTGAAAAGTAACATTGTTATTTTGGGACAGCTGGAAGAAAAGGGGTTCAAATATGTTGGGGAGAATGGGAGATTGTGTGTGTATGATCAGGAGAAAACACTGCTAATCTCTGCACCTAGAGTTGGGAACAGATTGTACCTAGCTAAGTTTGGGTTAGACTCACCAGTTTGCCTGCAAGCTCAAGTGGATGATGTTTCCTGGAGGTGGCATGCTAGATTTGGGCATTTGCATTTCAAAGCCCTGAGTGATCTAAAATCCAAAAACATGGTCACTGGTTTGCCAACAGTAACAAGGGTAGAGAAAGTGTGTGATGGGTGTGCTCTTGGGAAACTACACAGATCTCCATTTCCAAAAATGTCCAGATATAGGGCAGAAAAGGGCTTAGAACTTGTGCATGCAGATTTGTGTGGGCATATCTCTCCAAAGTCTCTGGGGGAGCATCCTATTTTTTGCTGGTAGTTGATGATCACAGCAGATATATGTGGGTGGAATTGCTGAAGAGCAAGGATCAGGCTCTGGAAAATTTTAAGAAAATAAAAAACAGGGCTGAGGTTGAATGTGATGGCAAGTTGAAGGCATTGAGAACAGATCGGGGGGGAGAGTTCAATTCCAATCTATTCTCAATTTTCTGCAGTGAAGGTGGGATAAAGCATTACACTACTACTCCCTATACTCCCCAACAGAATGGGGTGGTAGAAAGGAGAAATCAGAGTGTAGTTGAGATGGCCAGATGCTTATTGAAGACAATGGCACTACCTTCTGATTTTTGGGGCGAAGCTATATGTACTGCAGTGTATGTGTTGAACAGGTGCCCTACAAGGAGCCTGAACAACATGACCCCATATGAAGCTTGGCATGGAAGAAAACCCAACGTGAAGCACATGAGAATCTTTGGGTGTGTTGCATATGTGAAGTTGGTTGGACCTGGTCTGACAAAGCTATCTGACAGATCAGCCAAGATGATTTTCATCGGCTATGAAAGTGGAACCAAGGGCTATAGATTTTTTAATCCTGCTACTGGCAAGCTAGTGGTTGGGAGAGATGCCATATTTGATGAAAATGTGTCATGGGACTGGGCCAATGCAGCAGGCAACACAGATCAGCTGTCAGGAGAGTTTATTGTTAATTATGAAGATTCTGACAGTAACTCTACAATAGGAGACCCTGAACCCACAGAATAGTCAGCTGAAGATGCAGTTTCAGAAGATCAAGGGGGTGCTGCTGATTATGATCAAGCTGCACCTGGCACACCTGTCACACCACAGTCGAGTGTTGCACAAGGGCATGTTTTTGTCACACCACCGAGCCAGGATTCAGCTTTTTCTGATCAAGGGCCGCATAGATACAGGCTAATGTCAGAACTGTTGGATACAACTGATGAAGTGCAGGACTATGAGTATAGTGGTATGTGTTTACTGGCAGCAGATGAACCTGCTAGTGTTGAAGCAGCTCTTGAAGAAGGTTGTTGGAGGGATGCAATGATAGCTGAACTGAAGTCTATAGAACAGAACAAGACTTGGGCTTATGCTGATTTGCCCAAGGATCATAAGGCTATAGGCCTTAAATGGGTGTTTAAGGTGAAGAAAGATCCATCTGGCAAGATTGTCAAACACAAGGCTAGATTGGTGGTGAAAGGATATGCTCAAGTTCAG
It contains:
- the LOC542720 gene encoding pathogenesis related protein-5 precursor, with translation MAAASSSSVLLLLLAAALAGMSANAATFTITNNCGFTVWPAATPVGGGTQLNPGGTWTVNVPAGTSSGRVWGRTGCSFNGNSGSCQTGDCGGALACTLSGQPPLTLAEFTIGGSQDFYDISVIDGYNLAMAFSCSTGVRLVCTDPGCPDAYHNPPDMKTHACGGNSNYQVTFCP